A genomic stretch from Barnesiella intestinihominis YIT 11860 includes:
- the purH gene encoding bifunctional phosphoribosylaminoimidazolecarboxamide formyltransferase/IMP cyclohydrolase has protein sequence MLENKKIKTALVSVFHKDGLDEILKLLHAEGVNFISTGGTQSFIESLGIPCGSVENLTGYPSILGGRVKTLHPKVFGGILNRRENEVDQQQITQYEIPSIDLVIVDLYPFEETVASSADESAIIEKIDIGGISLIRAAAKNYKDVVIVASKAQYAPLLAMLKEKGASSSLEDRRWFAKEAFAVSSGYDSAIFNYFDGDEASAFRYAGNHAKTLRYGENPHQKGVFYGNFEEMFDQLHGKEISYNNLLDIDAAVSLISEFDDTTFAILKHNNACGLASRETLVEAWKAALAGDPVSAFGGVLITNRPIDKETAEEMHKIFFEVCIAPGYTADALEVLEQKKNRIILVQKPFKASNRQFRSLLNGVLVQDRDLYREKPEELKQVTEKAVTPAEVEDLLFANKIVKHSKSNAIVLAKNRQLCASGIGQTSRVDALRQAIEKARSFDFDLQGAVMASDAFFPFADCVEIAHEAGVTAVIQPGGSVRDNDSVEYCDKNGMAMVMTGIRHFKH, from the coding sequence ATGCTTGAAAATAAGAAAATTAAAACAGCTCTTGTCTCCGTTTTTCATAAAGATGGTTTAGACGAAATTTTGAAACTTTTACATGCCGAAGGAGTTAATTTTATCTCGACCGGTGGTACGCAATCTTTTATTGAGTCGTTGGGGATTCCTTGTGGTTCAGTAGAGAATCTGACCGGTTATCCGTCTATTTTGGGAGGACGGGTTAAGACTCTTCACCCCAAAGTGTTCGGTGGTATATTGAACCGTCGGGAAAATGAAGTCGATCAGCAACAAATCACTCAATATGAAATCCCTTCTATCGATTTGGTTATCGTGGATTTATATCCGTTCGAGGAAACCGTGGCTTCGAGTGCAGATGAGAGTGCTATTATCGAGAAGATAGATATAGGCGGTATCTCTTTGATAAGAGCGGCTGCTAAAAATTATAAAGATGTCGTTATCGTCGCATCGAAAGCTCAGTATGCTCCGTTGTTGGCTATGTTAAAGGAGAAGGGAGCCAGCTCTTCGTTGGAAGATCGTCGTTGGTTCGCCAAAGAGGCTTTTGCCGTATCTTCGGGATATGACAGTGCGATATTTAACTATTTCGACGGAGACGAGGCTTCGGCATTCCGCTATGCGGGAAATCATGCCAAGACTCTTCGATATGGTGAAAATCCTCATCAGAAAGGAGTCTTCTACGGTAATTTCGAGGAAATGTTCGATCAACTTCATGGAAAGGAAATTTCCTATAACAATTTATTGGACATAGATGCGGCGGTATCGTTGATTTCGGAGTTCGACGATACGACATTCGCTATATTGAAACATAATAATGCCTGCGGTTTGGCATCTCGGGAAACTTTGGTGGAAGCCTGGAAAGCTGCTTTGGCAGGAGATCCGGTTTCGGCATTCGGAGGGGTATTGATAACGAACCGCCCGATCGATAAAGAAACTGCCGAAGAGATGCATAAAATCTTTTTCGAAGTTTGTATCGCACCGGGCTATACGGCTGATGCGCTCGAAGTTCTTGAACAGAAAAAGAATCGTATCATTCTCGTGCAGAAACCGTTCAAAGCGTCGAATCGCCAATTCCGTTCGTTGCTGAACGGGGTGTTGGTACAAGATCGCGATTTGTATCGAGAAAAGCCCGAAGAGTTGAAGCAGGTTACCGAGAAAGCTGTTACTCCGGCTGAGGTGGAAGATTTGTTGTTTGCCAATAAAATTGTAAAACACAGTAAATCGAATGCAATCGTGTTGGCTAAAAACCGTCAGCTTTGTGCGAGCGGTATCGGTCAGACTTCGCGGGTAGATGCTTTGCGTCAAGCCATAGAGAAAGCTCGTTCGTTCGATTTCGATTTACAAGGGGCTGTAATGGCTTCGGATGCATTTTTCCCCTTTGCCGATTGCGTGGAAATAGCTCATGAGGCCGGGGTGACTGCTGTAATTCAACCGGGTGGATCGGTTCGTGACAACGATTCGGTAGAATATTGCGATAAAAACGGCATGGCTATGGTAATGACCGGTATACGGCATTTTAAGCACTAA
- a CDS encoding TonB family protein, whose amino-acid sequence MAFLLYLLQINIALSLLYLCYKVLFSQNTFFGLRRLILISIVLFSTTYPWYDIPDIDPIIPAHLQITLPEVLYSMGETVPQKAFDIYPLIAYLYGGICSLFLLRMFLRIASIIKLRANGKLRIIGKSHIVVCDENIQPCSFFRWIFLPHSILQNKNTLTRILRHENTHIRQLHTIDVLLGESMAALCWINPLSWLLLKEIRLNLEYMADKAAIPDEQEKKTYQYLLLDISQSNNELPSAIPFNYSFLKTRIRMINRKRSQTTSVFKYLLILPLFLAIVTANQCCTDQQPLQSEIEKVFPKPSEVQTKDSSTTASETSETPLEVAEIMPEFPGGTEALLSFIKDNLEYPQKAIDGQTEGRVIIRFVVNSNGEISDPTILKGINKNLDQAAIDVINKLPRWKPGQQDGQPVSVRFTLPIVFKLT is encoded by the coding sequence ATGGCCTTCTTACTATATCTACTACAAATAAACATAGCACTAAGTCTATTATATTTATGCTATAAAGTTCTATTCTCGCAAAATACATTTTTCGGGTTAAGAAGGCTCATACTCATCAGTATCGTGTTATTCTCCACGACCTACCCGTGGTACGACATTCCCGACATCGACCCTATTATTCCGGCCCATCTGCAAATTACACTTCCCGAAGTACTTTACAGCATGGGAGAAACAGTCCCCCAGAAAGCCTTTGACATATACCCGTTGATAGCTTATCTATACGGAGGAATATGCTCGCTATTCTTGTTACGCATGTTTTTGAGAATAGCTTCGATAATAAAACTGCGGGCAAATGGAAAGCTCCGTATCATCGGGAAGAGCCATATAGTCGTCTGCGACGAAAACATACAACCCTGTTCCTTCTTCCGATGGATATTTCTTCCTCATTCTATTTTGCAAAATAAAAACACGCTCACAAGAATACTCCGACACGAAAATACACACATACGACAATTACATACCATAGATGTCCTATTAGGCGAAAGTATGGCAGCATTATGTTGGATAAATCCGTTAAGCTGGTTATTGCTGAAAGAAATCAGACTGAATCTCGAATATATGGCCGACAAGGCTGCGATTCCCGACGAACAAGAAAAAAAGACATACCAATACCTGTTACTCGACATTTCACAATCGAATAACGAACTCCCTTCCGCAATACCGTTCAATTACTCTTTTTTGAAAACCCGCATTCGCATGATTAACCGGAAGCGATCACAAACGACATCTGTATTCAAATATCTGCTGATACTACCCCTTTTCTTGGCTATCGTAACTGCCAACCAATGCTGTACAGACCAACAACCGCTTCAATCCGAAATTGAAAAAGTATTCCCCAAACCCTCGGAAGTTCAAACGAAAGATAGCTCGACAACCGCTTCCGAAACATCGGAAACTCCCCTCGAAGTCGCGGAAATCATGCCCGAATTTCCCGGCGGAACCGAAGCGTTGCTCTCTTTTATCAAAGACAATCTCGAATACCCGCAAAAAGCTATCGACGGACAAACCGAAGGACGGGTAATCATACGATTTGTCGTAAACAGCAATGGAGAAATATCCGATCCCACAATTCTCAAAGGCATAAACAAAAATCTCGACCAAGCCGCCATAGATGTTATTAACAAACTACCCCGTTGGAAACCGGGACAGCAAGACGGACAACCCGTAAGTGTACGGTTCACCCTTCCCATCGTTTTCAAATTAACCTGA
- a CDS encoding rod shape-determining protein: MGLFSFTQEIAIDLGTANTVIIHNDKIVVDEPSVVALDKRTDKLLAVGEKARLMHGKTHENIRTIRPLRDGVIADFYAAEQMIRGMVKMVSSKSHWFSPSLRMVIGIPSGSTEVEIRAVRDSSEHAGGRDVYMIYEPMAAAIGIGLDVQAPEGNMIVDIGGGTTEIAVISLGGIVSNNSIRVAGDDLTNDIQEYMGRQHNVKVGERTAELIKINVGSALTELDNPPEDYVVHGPNRMTALPMEVPISYQEIAHCIEKSISKIEAAVLNALEHTPPELYADIVRNGIWLAGGGALLRGLDKRLTDKIGIPFHIAEDPLHAVAKGTGVALKNIDQFSFLIR, translated from the coding sequence ATGGGATTATTTTCTTTCACACAAGAGATTGCCATAGACTTGGGCACAGCCAATACGGTGATTATCCACAACGATAAAATCGTGGTGGACGAACCTTCGGTGGTTGCGCTGGATAAACGTACGGACAAGTTGCTGGCGGTCGGTGAAAAAGCTCGTTTGATGCATGGTAAAACCCATGAAAATATACGCACGATCAGACCTTTGAGAGACGGTGTGATAGCCGACTTCTATGCTGCCGAGCAGATGATTAGAGGTATGGTAAAGATGGTTAGCTCCAAAAGTCATTGGTTCTCGCCTTCTTTGCGTATGGTAATAGGTATTCCGTCGGGAAGTACCGAGGTTGAAATTCGTGCGGTGCGCGACTCTTCGGAGCATGCCGGAGGACGAGATGTATATATGATTTATGAGCCTATGGCTGCCGCGATAGGTATAGGACTTGACGTTCAGGCTCCCGAGGGAAATATGATTGTGGATATCGGTGGTGGTACGACCGAAATTGCCGTTATTTCGTTGGGTGGTATCGTGTCGAACAATTCGATACGGGTAGCCGGTGACGATTTGACGAACGACATACAAGAGTATATGGGGCGTCAGCATAATGTGAAAGTGGGAGAACGTACGGCCGAATTGATCAAAATCAATGTGGGTTCGGCTTTGACCGAATTGGATAATCCTCCCGAAGATTATGTCGTACATGGTCCGAATCGTATGACGGCGTTGCCTATGGAAGTCCCCATTTCTTACCAAGAGATAGCTCATTGTATCGAGAAGTCTATCTCGAAAATCGAGGCTGCCGTGTTGAATGCTTTGGAACATACACCTCCTGAATTGTATGCCGATATTGTGCGTAACGGTATTTGGTTGGCCGGTGGAGGTGCTTTATTGAGAGGATTGGATAAACGGTTGACCGATAAGATAGGAATACCGTTCCACATCGCCGAAGATCCGTTACATGCTGTTGCGAAAGGTACAGGCGTTGCATTGAAAAATATCGACCAGTTCTCTTTCCTCATTCGGTAA
- the mrdA gene encoding penicillin-binding protein 2, with product MRKDYKLERRKYVIGGIVLVIACIYVVRLFSLQVLNDDYKQHADGNAFLKKTQYPSRGLIYDRNGKLLVFNQPAYDVMMIVREVRPFDTLDFCRTVGITKEQFDKRMADMKNRRLNPGYSSYTPQTFMTQLSAQDYGRLQEKLYRFPGFFIQNRMLREYAYPVAANVLGNIREVSPGDIEKDSYYTRGDYTGDLGIERSYENILRGEKGVEILLRDAHGRVKGRYEDGRYDVAPVSGKNLNLSLDIELQAYGEKLMQNKIGAIVAIEPSTGEILAMVSSPTYDPSMLVGRERGRNYLKLNRDRYKPLFDRALMAAYPPGSTFKPTQGLIFLNEGIITEHTLYPCYHGFVSGRLKVGCHGHASPLSLLPALQTSCNAFFCYGLRSMVDNRKKYQSPAKAFNVWKDYLVSMGYGYRLGVDLPGESRGFIPNSNYYSKVYGENRWSALTIISVAIGQGEVLATPLQIANLSATIANRGYFYTPHLVREIQDTVISPEFTVPKHTMVDSHYYDYVVEGMRMAVTGGTCRIGAIPGIEVCGKTGTAQNPHGKDHSAFMGFAPMDNPKIAIAVYVENAGFGATYGVPIGSLMMEMYLNRKIAPERKYLEERMLQSNTIIYSGVKKH from the coding sequence GTGAGAAAAGACTATAAATTAGAGAGGCGTAAATATGTGATAGGCGGCATCGTGTTGGTGATTGCTTGCATATATGTCGTGCGATTGTTTTCTTTACAAGTGTTGAACGACGACTATAAGCAACACGCCGATGGAAACGCTTTCTTGAAAAAAACACAATATCCTTCTCGTGGTCTTATTTATGACCGCAATGGAAAGTTATTGGTTTTTAATCAACCGGCATACGATGTAATGATGATTGTACGAGAGGTTCGCCCTTTCGATACACTTGATTTTTGCCGGACTGTGGGGATTACGAAGGAACAATTCGATAAGCGCATGGCGGATATGAAAAATCGGAGGTTGAATCCCGGTTATTCGTCATATACGCCTCAGACATTTATGACCCAGTTGTCTGCGCAAGATTATGGACGGTTACAAGAGAAACTATATCGTTTCCCTGGTTTTTTCATTCAAAACCGTATGCTCAGGGAGTATGCTTACCCTGTGGCTGCGAATGTATTGGGGAATATTCGGGAAGTGTCTCCCGGAGATATAGAGAAAGACAGTTATTATACTCGGGGAGATTACACCGGAGATTTGGGGATAGAGCGCTCTTACGAAAATATTTTACGTGGAGAAAAGGGGGTGGAGATTTTACTGCGTGATGCTCATGGCCGTGTTAAAGGAAGATATGAAGACGGGCGTTATGATGTAGCACCTGTTTCGGGGAAAAATCTGAATTTGTCGTTGGATATCGAGTTGCAGGCCTATGGTGAGAAATTAATGCAGAACAAGATTGGGGCTATCGTTGCTATCGAGCCGTCTACGGGAGAGATATTGGCGATGGTTTCGAGTCCCACTTACGATCCCTCCATGCTGGTTGGCAGGGAGAGAGGTAGAAATTATTTGAAACTGAATAGAGACCGGTACAAACCTTTGTTCGATAGAGCTTTGATGGCCGCATACCCGCCGGGATCGACATTTAAGCCTACACAGGGACTTATTTTCCTGAACGAAGGGATCATCACCGAGCATACTCTTTATCCCTGTTATCATGGGTTTGTGTCGGGACGGTTGAAAGTCGGCTGTCATGGGCATGCATCACCTTTATCGTTACTTCCGGCTTTGCAAACTTCGTGTAATGCGTTTTTCTGTTACGGATTGCGTTCGATGGTCGATAATCGGAAAAAATATCAATCGCCGGCAAAGGCGTTCAATGTTTGGAAAGATTATTTGGTATCGATGGGGTATGGATATCGTTTAGGGGTGGATTTACCGGGTGAGAGTCGAGGCTTTATTCCCAACAGTAATTATTACAGCAAGGTATATGGCGAGAATCGATGGAGCGCATTGACGATTATATCTGTTGCGATTGGACAAGGAGAGGTCTTGGCGACCCCGTTGCAGATAGCCAATTTGTCGGCGACGATTGCCAATAGGGGGTATTTTTACACTCCGCATTTGGTTCGGGAGATACAGGATACGGTTATCTCCCCGGAGTTTACCGTTCCTAAACATACTATGGTCGATTCTCATTATTACGATTATGTCGTAGAGGGTATGCGCATGGCTGTAACCGGCGGGACTTGCCGTATAGGTGCTATACCGGGTATAGAGGTGTGCGGAAAGACGGGAACGGCACAGAATCCTCATGGAAAAGACCACTCGGCTTTTATGGGATTCGCTCCGATGGACAACCCCAAAATAGCTATTGCCGTTTATGTGGAGAATGCAGGATTCGGAGCTACGTATGGTGTACCTATCGGAAGTCTGATGATGGAGATGTATCTGAACCGGAAGATTGCACCGGAGCGGAAATACTTGGAAGAACGTATGTTGCAATCTAACACAATCATATACAGTGGGGTCAAAAAGCATTAA
- the fldA gene encoding flavodoxin FldA — MEKIGIFYGSTTGITESVAYRLAELMHVKKEDIHDVARSKPSEIGQYDLLLLGSSTWGSGDLQDDWYDFLDGIETLDLKDKTIALFGCGDQSMSDTFCNAIGTIYHRLQKTGATFYGAFEAGDYTFDKSTAFINGKFIGLLIDDVNEPEKTENRLNHWVELLQSEYIVTQ; from the coding sequence ATGGAAAAAATAGGAATATTTTACGGCTCAACTACCGGAATTACAGAAAGTGTAGCCTACCGATTAGCCGAACTAATGCATGTAAAAAAAGAAGACATACACGATGTCGCACGAAGCAAACCTTCGGAAATAGGACAATACGACCTATTATTATTGGGTTCTTCGACATGGGGAAGCGGAGATCTTCAAGACGACTGGTATGACTTCCTCGACGGAATCGAAACCCTCGATCTCAAAGATAAAACCATTGCTTTATTCGGTTGCGGAGACCAATCTATGAGCGACACCTTCTGCAATGCCATCGGCACAATTTACCATCGACTACAAAAAACAGGAGCAACATTTTACGGAGCTTTCGAAGCAGGAGACTATACATTCGACAAATCGACGGCCTTTATCAACGGCAAATTCATAGGATTACTTATCGACGATGTAAACGAACCCGAAAAAACAGAAAACAGGCTCAATCATTGGGTAGAGCTTCTACAATCGGAATATATTGTAACACAGTAA
- the mreC gene encoding rod shape-determining protein MreC: MRNLINFLLRHSSWIVLAIYVAISCVLLFGRNPYQRSIYLSSANQVAAAVYDLQSEVTSYFGLREVNRDLQLRNGELEMEVINLKEQLNRYRSSVGKDTIPFDSVLHDYDFAVARVVNNSIAQINNYITIDKGRAEGIEPEMGVVDQNGVVGIINVVGEHHSVAISVLNPKLRLSCKVKGSDYFGSLVWDAVSPRYAVLEEMPRHVEFAPGDTIVTSGYSSVFPEGIMVGIISDYKKQRDDNFYTLRVELSSDFSGLGYVRIISNRQKEEQNKLEKEARYE; encoded by the coding sequence ATGCGCAACTTAATCAATTTTTTATTGAGGCATAGCTCATGGATAGTTCTTGCTATTTATGTAGCGATAAGTTGCGTGTTGTTGTTTGGGCGAAACCCTTACCAGCGCAGTATTTATCTTTCGTCGGCCAATCAAGTGGCAGCGGCCGTTTATGATTTGCAATCGGAAGTAACTTCATATTTTGGATTGAGAGAAGTAAACAGGGATTTGCAATTACGAAACGGAGAGTTGGAGATGGAGGTAATAAATCTGAAAGAACAGTTGAATCGTTATAGGTCTTCTGTGGGAAAAGATACGATTCCTTTCGATTCCGTACTTCATGATTATGATTTTGCAGTGGCTCGTGTCGTGAATAACAGTATAGCGCAAATAAACAATTATATAACGATTGACAAGGGGCGAGCCGAAGGCATAGAGCCGGAGATGGGAGTGGTCGATCAGAACGGTGTCGTGGGCATCATCAATGTTGTGGGCGAACATCATTCCGTGGCCATATCGGTTCTTAACCCTAAGTTGCGTCTCAGTTGCAAGGTAAAAGGCAGCGACTATTTCGGGTCTTTGGTTTGGGATGCGGTGAGTCCTCGTTACGCCGTATTAGAGGAGATGCCTCGGCATGTGGAGTTTGCTCCGGGAGATACGATTGTCACGAGCGGCTATTCGTCTGTGTTTCCAGAAGGAATTATGGTGGGTATAATCAGCGATTATAAAAAGCAGCGTGACGATAATTTCTATACATTGCGTGTGGAGCTAAGTTCCGATTTTAGTGGCTTAGGGTATGTGCGCATTATATCGAACCGACAAAAAGAAGAACAGAATAAACTTGAAAAGGAGGCTCGATATGAATAG
- a CDS encoding PDZ domain-containing protein → MKKLLCFIGLFLALFALKSHAGIPGGTIPFIFDSHLYLQVRLNDTIPVTVIYDTGADFLYLDEDYLKLNNLQNAFGKKGIARMGGAGNNEPQSVDIFIEPVKIHCGELDYQNKITPVIKLRDILGKHTDGLLGNTHLLNMPLEINFSESYIKQLKEPLPADSLDRYHKLEARFKENRIDVKANLQIDSANTVEGWFRMDLGSGSTITLSNETTSALNLAGVRKAYFETQAGGIGGSSEEFELRAEKFCMVDTLENLVIDCSLNKKGALSSGRPYVGIIGNEIWSLYDIILDPVHSSVWVKRNNNEGSYSRSSITHMAVIDRTDICDGWIINGLYKGGIAEQAGIEIGDIIIAINDRPVKEITWEEQRKGLGLNGKTEYTIKKRNGEIVTCVLYIRNQII, encoded by the coding sequence ATGAAAAAATTACTTTGCTTTATCGGTCTTTTTCTGGCTCTATTCGCCTTGAAAAGTCATGCCGGTATTCCCGGCGGAACCATACCATTTATCTTTGACAGTCATTTATATCTTCAAGTAAGGCTGAACGACACCATTCCCGTCACTGTTATCTACGATACGGGCGCCGACTTTCTATACCTCGATGAAGATTATTTGAAACTGAATAATCTGCAAAATGCTTTCGGGAAAAAAGGAATAGCAAGAATGGGAGGTGCAGGTAACAACGAGCCCCAATCCGTCGACATCTTCATCGAACCTGTTAAAATCCACTGTGGAGAATTAGATTATCAAAACAAGATAACCCCTGTCATTAAATTGCGTGATATTCTTGGAAAGCACACCGATGGCTTGCTGGGCAATACCCACCTGTTAAATATGCCTTTGGAGATTAATTTCAGTGAAAGCTACATCAAGCAATTAAAAGAACCGCTCCCGGCCGACTCGCTTGACCGTTACCACAAACTTGAAGCTCGATTCAAAGAAAACCGCATCGATGTGAAAGCCAATCTGCAAATCGATTCCGCAAATACGGTAGAAGGCTGGTTTAGAATGGATTTAGGGAGTGGCTCCACCATCACTCTTTCAAATGAAACGACATCTGCGTTAAACCTTGCCGGCGTACGCAAAGCCTACTTCGAAACACAGGCCGGGGGAATAGGAGGAAGTTCCGAGGAATTTGAATTAAGAGCCGAAAAATTCTGTATGGTCGATACGCTCGAAAATCTTGTAATAGACTGCTCCCTCAATAAGAAAGGAGCATTATCATCGGGCAGGCCCTATGTGGGCATCATCGGCAATGAAATCTGGTCGCTCTACGACATTATTTTGGATCCCGTTCATTCCTCCGTATGGGTAAAACGAAACAATAATGAAGGCTCCTATTCCCGATCTTCCATCACGCATATGGCCGTTATCGACCGTACGGACATTTGCGACGGTTGGATTATCAACGGACTTTATAAAGGTGGAATCGCAGAACAGGCCGGTATTGAAATCGGAGACATAATCATAGCGATAAACGACCGGCCCGTTAAAGAAATAACTTGGGAAGAACAGCGAAAAGGGTTAGGCCTCAACGGCAAGACAGAATACACGATAAAGAAAAGAAACGGTGAAATAGTCACTTGCGTCCTATACATTCGTAATCAAATCATCTGA
- the rodA gene encoding rod shape-determining protein RodA, with translation MGSKSINIWRSIDWMTVILYLILVLCGWISIYAASYDFDNASIFDFAERSGKQLIWIGLSLVLAFMILMVDFRVYETYAYLFYGIIILLLIATIFLAPDIKGSRSWLVLGPVSLQPAEFAKFATALALARSFGTYGFSLKNRRDLFRAVFIILLPIVLIIAQKETGSALVFASLIFVLYREGLSGLFLFYGLCAVVYFVVAVKYSSVLWGEIPAGEVLVFVLILLVVVGMLLFYQRNSRAARYLMLGYLAVGAVCGILMYFDVPVNLLYVCMGTTAAVVVYLVLLYFSTRSLRILTILATAIVSVVFLFSVDYAFNEVLESHQQKRIKVTLGMEEDLRGAGYNVNQSKIAIGSGGFWGKGFLNGTQTKLKYVPEQDTDFIFCTIGEEEGFWGAVGVIVLFVTLIFRLIAIGERQHSAFGRVYAYCVVSILFFHLAVNIGMVIGLCPVIGIPLPFFSYGGSSLWGFTILLFVLLRIDASRAERH, from the coding sequence GTGGGGTCAAAAAGCATTAATATATGGCGGTCTATCGACTGGATGACGGTAATCCTTTATCTGATTCTCGTTCTTTGCGGTTGGATAAGCATTTATGCCGCCAGTTACGATTTCGATAATGCCAGTATATTCGACTTTGCCGAGCGGTCGGGAAAACAGTTGATATGGATAGGTTTGTCGCTCGTATTGGCTTTTATGATTTTAATGGTGGATTTCCGGGTTTATGAAACTTATGCTTATCTATTCTACGGGATTATCATACTTTTGCTTATCGCCACCATATTTTTAGCCCCCGATATAAAAGGATCCCGTTCGTGGTTGGTGTTGGGGCCTGTCAGTTTACAACCGGCCGAGTTCGCTAAGTTTGCCACGGCTCTTGCTTTGGCTCGGTCTTTCGGGACGTATGGGTTTTCTTTGAAAAACAGACGGGATTTATTCCGTGCGGTTTTTATCATATTGTTGCCTATTGTTTTGATTATCGCTCAAAAGGAGACCGGTTCGGCGTTGGTTTTCGCATCGTTGATATTTGTTCTGTATCGGGAAGGATTATCGGGATTGTTCCTTTTCTATGGTCTTTGCGCCGTGGTCTATTTTGTGGTTGCCGTCAAATATTCGAGTGTATTATGGGGGGAGATTCCTGCCGGAGAAGTGTTGGTTTTCGTACTTATTCTTTTGGTGGTGGTCGGAATGTTGTTATTCTATCAGAGAAACAGTCGTGCGGCTCGTTATTTGATGCTTGGTTATTTGGCGGTAGGAGCGGTATGTGGCATTTTGATGTATTTCGATGTACCGGTTAATCTCTTGTATGTTTGTATGGGGACTACGGCCGCCGTCGTCGTTTATCTGGTGCTTCTTTACTTTTCGACTCGTTCGTTGAGGATTCTTACTATCTTGGCAACGGCCATCGTATCGGTCGTTTTTCTGTTTTCTGTGGATTATGCCTTTAATGAAGTGTTGGAGTCTCATCAGCAGAAACGGATTAAAGTGACACTGGGTATGGAGGAGGACTTGCGCGGTGCGGGATATAATGTGAACCAGTCGAAAATTGCCATCGGTTCGGGGGGCTTTTGGGGGAAAGGTTTTCTGAATGGGACTCAAACGAAGTTGAAATATGTGCCGGAGCAAGATACCGACTTTATCTTTTGTACCATTGGAGAGGAGGAGGGCTTTTGGGGAGCCGTGGGTGTGATTGTCCTTTTCGTTACGCTCATATTCAGACTTATAGCTATCGGAGAACGGCAGCATTCTGCTTTTGGAAGGGTATATGCTTATTGTGTGGTCTCGATATTGTTTTTTCATTTGGCTGTGAATATCGGTATGGTCATAGGATTGTGCCCTGTTATCGGTATACCTTTGCCTTTTTTCAGTTATGGGGGGTCGTCGCTGTGGGGATTTACCATTTTGTTGTTCGTTTTGTTGCGGATAGATGCTTCGCGAGCCGAAAGGCATTAA
- a CDS encoding energy transducer TonB produces the protein MKKTLLSSMIIILMGLLGACSSNTSDKASLPEQSASENETATPVAIEVPDTLGKTYDAAEVMPEFPGGTKALLSFIAENLKYPQKAIDEQTEGRVIVQFVIDKTGKVSSPEVIRGVTSELDQAALDIVSALPDWKPGEQDGQKVNVKYTLPVVFKLK, from the coding sequence ATGAAAAAGACATTATTATCCTCGATGATTATCATCTTAATGGGTTTGCTCGGAGCTTGTAGCTCCAATACCTCGGACAAAGCGAGTCTGCCGGAACAATCTGCATCGGAAAACGAAACGGCAACCCCGGTCGCAATCGAAGTCCCCGACACACTTGGCAAAACATACGATGCAGCCGAAGTCATGCCCGAATTTCCCGGCGGAACCAAAGCGTTACTCTCTTTTATCGCCGAAAATCTCAAATACCCGCAAAAAGCTATCGACGAACAAACCGAAGGGCGGGTAATCGTACAATTCGTTATCGATAAAACCGGGAAAGTATCGAGCCCCGAAGTCATTAGAGGCGTAACCTCGGAACTTGACCAAGCTGCGTTGGACATCGTCTCGGCACTCCCCGACTGGAAACCGGGCGAACAAGACGGACAAAAAGTAAATGTGAAATACACACTGCCCGTAGTCTTTAAGTTGAAATAA
- the mreD gene encoding rod shape-determining protein MreD, protein MNSWVRYFFLFIVVVFLQVTIGNSIHLLGVAIPFLYIYFIIRLPLSLSVNWTLTLAFILGLVIDIFSNTPGMNALACTVVAFLRKPILNLYTPRGEDYSESEPSIRNFGMSLFVRYVLTFSLCFCTLLFVIESFSFFDIGRLVLRVLASTILTFLVILGMDSLTKSGREKRL, encoded by the coding sequence ATGAATAGTTGGGTACGATATTTTTTCTTGTTTATTGTAGTCGTATTCTTGCAGGTTACGATAGGAAATAGTATACATTTATTGGGAGTTGCCATTCCTTTTCTTTATATTTATTTTATAATCAGGTTACCTCTATCGCTCTCGGTTAATTGGACTTTAACGCTTGCTTTTATTCTTGGGTTGGTAATCGACATATTCAGCAATACGCCGGGTATGAATGCTTTGGCTTGTACCGTCGTTGCCTTTTTGAGAAAACCGATATTGAATCTTTATACGCCGAGAGGTGAAGATTATAGCGAATCGGAACCCTCTATACGTAATTTCGGAATGTCTTTGTTCGTGCGCTACGTGCTTACATTTTCACTTTGTTTCTGTACCCTCCTTTTCGTAATAGAGTCTTTTAGCTTTTTCGATATAGGAAGATTGGTTTTGCGTGTTTTAGCCAGTACTATATTGACATTTCTTGTGATATTGGGAATGGACAGTTTAACGAAATCGGGACGTGAGAAAAGACTATAA